The following coding sequences lie in one Flavobacterium sediminis genomic window:
- a CDS encoding OsmC family peroxiredoxin, with translation MKRRATAVWNGDIKTGGGHLTTQSTTLNKTQYSFNSRFADGVGTNPEELLAAAHAGCFTMKLDLDLSEAGYTVESLETQSVVTIDNGVITLSELTLQAKIPGISEEEFQKVARNAEKTCPVSNAFSFEIKLTATLV, from the coding sequence ATGAAAAGAAGAGCAACTGCCGTGTGGAACGGCGACATTAAAACCGGGGGAGGGCATTTAACCACTCAAAGTACCACCCTTAACAAGACACAGTATTCGTTTAACAGCCGTTTTGCAGACGGTGTAGGGACAAATCCGGAAGAACTTTTAGCGGCGGCTCATGCAGGCTGTTTTACAATGAAATTAGATTTAGATCTTTCTGAAGCAGGTTATACGGTAGAATCACTGGAAACACAATCAGTAGTTACAATTGATAACGGTGTGATCACACTATCAGAACTGACATTACAGGCTAAGATTCCGGGAATAAGTGAAGAAGAATTCCAGAAAGTAGCTAGGAATGCAGAGAAAACCTGTCCGGTAAGTAATGCTTTTAGTTTTGAAATAAAGCTGACTGCAACTTTAGTTTGA
- a CDS encoding LOG family protein codes for MALEQYENDDHRIQEKFKQKTWNEIRTNDSWAIFKIMSEFVNGYESMGRIGPCVSIFGSARTKSDNRYYLLAEKIAYKISKAGYGVITGGGPGIMEAGNKGAHYGGGTSVGLNIELPFEQHFNPYIDRDKNLQFDYFFVRKVMFVKYSQGFIVMPGGFGTLDELFEAITLIQTKKIAKFPIILVGSEFWEGLMDWVKAVLLEKFHNISPEDLNLFKIVDTEDEVLDALDTFYKKYNLSPNF; via the coding sequence ATGGCATTAGAGCAATACGAAAACGACGACCACAGAATACAGGAAAAATTCAAACAAAAGACTTGGAACGAAATACGAACTAACGATTCATGGGCAATCTTTAAGATCATGTCTGAATTCGTAAACGGTTACGAGTCAATGGGAAGAATCGGTCCCTGTGTTTCTATTTTCGGTTCGGCACGTACTAAATCTGACAACAGATATTATCTTTTAGCAGAAAAGATCGCTTATAAAATCAGTAAAGCCGGTTATGGTGTAATCACCGGAGGAGGTCCGGGTATTATGGAAGCCGGGAACAAAGGGGCTCACTACGGCGGGGGAACTTCAGTAGGTTTGAACATTGAATTGCCTTTTGAACAACATTTCAATCCGTATATCGATCGCGACAAAAACTTGCAGTTTGATTATTTCTTTGTCCGCAAAGTAATGTTTGTCAAATATTCACAAGGATTTATCGTTATGCCGGGTGGTTTCGGTACTTTGGATGAATTGTTTGAAGCTATAACGCTAATTCAGACTAAAAAGATTGCTAAATTCCCTATCATTTTAGTTGGTTCTGAGTTCTGGGAAGGCTTGATGGATTGGGTTAAAGCGGTACTGTTAGAAAAATTCCACAATATTAGTCCGGAAGATCTTAATTTATTCAAAATTGTAGATACTGAAGATGAAGTGTTAGACGCTTTAGATACTTTCTACAAAAAATACAATTTATCTCCGAATTTCTAA
- a CDS encoding SpoIIAA family protein has product MIEQLETFKGNTLAFEVIDGFTETDEKLAQKFFQEKLDMGFSFVNVLIKLDEMKISKTSSKAFMEDIIWTLRNYKQMGHLAIVAHSNILKALVPIDNLFFERASKERYERYFDVSQMEEAMKFVKSTL; this is encoded by the coding sequence ATGATAGAACAATTAGAAACTTTTAAAGGAAATACATTAGCTTTTGAGGTTATAGACGGATTTACAGAGACAGATGAAAAATTGGCTCAAAAGTTCTTTCAGGAAAAATTAGATATGGGGTTTTCATTTGTAAATGTTTTGATTAAACTGGATGAAATGAAAATCAGTAAAACAAGTAGTAAAGCTTTTATGGAAGATATAATTTGGACTTTGAGGAATTATAAGCAAATGGGACATCTTGCAATTGTGGCTCATTCTAATATTTTAAAAGCATTGGTTCCCATTGATAATTTATTTTTTGAAAGAGCAAGTAAAGAAAGGTATGAAAGGTATTTTGATGTTTCTCAGATGGAAGAAGCAATGAAATTTGTCAAATCAACTTTATGA
- a CDS encoding 3-hydroxyacyl-CoA dehydrogenase produces the protein MNFKNVTVAGSGVLGYQIAFQTAFHGFKVTVYDINDEVLDKAKAKFDRLSKAYIHDLQATDEQLKATFENLSYCSDLAEAVKDADLLIEAVPENPKIKISFYEKLAVVAPEKTVFATNSSTLLPSQFAAATQRPEKFVALHFANEIWKHNTAEIMGHPGTNEQVFNEVVDFAKAIGMIALPLYKEQPGYILNSLLVPLLGAATNLLVNGVSDVKTIDKTWMVATGAPVGPFGILDVVGITTAYNINKMAADKTQDPIKIKTVAFLKENFIDKGKLGVATGEGFYKYPDPAYKDKDFLK, from the coding sequence ATGAATTTTAAAAATGTAACTGTAGCAGGAAGCGGTGTTTTGGGATACCAAATTGCATTCCAAACTGCTTTTCATGGATTTAAAGTAACAGTATACGATATTAACGACGAAGTTCTGGACAAAGCCAAAGCTAAATTTGACAGGCTAAGTAAAGCTTATATCCATGATTTACAAGCTACTGACGAACAGTTGAAAGCCACTTTTGAAAATTTAAGCTATTGCTCTGACTTGGCAGAAGCTGTAAAAGATGCCGACCTATTAATTGAAGCTGTACCGGAAAATCCGAAGATTAAAATTAGTTTCTATGAAAAATTAGCAGTAGTAGCACCTGAAAAAACAGTTTTCGCTACTAACTCATCTACCCTGTTACCCAGTCAATTTGCAGCAGCGACCCAACGTCCTGAAAAATTCGTTGCTTTACACTTTGCTAACGAAATTTGGAAACATAATACTGCTGAGATCATGGGACATCCCGGAACAAATGAACAGGTTTTTAATGAGGTGGTCGACTTTGCTAAAGCTATCGGGATGATTGCTCTTCCACTCTACAAAGAACAACCGGGATATATTCTGAATTCCCTTTTGGTTCCTTTGTTAGGTGCTGCAACTAATTTGTTGGTAAATGGCGTTTCTGATGTCAAGACCATTGACAAGACCTGGATGGTTGCAACCGGAGCACCTGTTGGTCCGTTTGGAATATTAGACGTCGTTGGTATTACAACTGCTTATAACATCAATAAAATGGCTGCGGATAAAACTCAGGATCCGATTAAAATCAAAACCGTTGCGTTTTTAAAGGAAAATTTTATTGACAAAGGCAAACTGGGTGTTGCTACCGGAGAAGGATTCTATAAATACCCTGATCCTGCTTATAAAGACAAAGATTTTTTGAAATAA
- a CDS encoding acyl-CoA thioesterase, which produces MQNINIQDFKFSLPLTIRWNDLDPLSHVNNVYYFEYFQIGRGHYMPTVSKQWDWTKNMFVIAHIECDYYKELKLTAVQPTIKLRTSSLGSKSFEIEYLITSLGKDGNEIVHAKGKSTQVLIDTTLGKSIEIPDWLRTDLTTYEPALQ; this is translated from the coding sequence ATGCAAAACATCAATATTCAAGATTTTAAATTTTCCTTACCTCTAACTATCCGTTGGAATGATTTAGACCCCTTAAGTCATGTAAATAATGTCTACTATTTCGAATATTTCCAAATCGGACGCGGTCATTATATGCCAACAGTTAGTAAACAATGGGATTGGACTAAAAATATGTTTGTCATTGCGCATATAGAATGTGACTATTATAAAGAATTAAAACTCACTGCCGTTCAACCTACTATCAAGTTGAGAACCTCATCTTTAGGTTCTAAAAGTTTTGAAATCGAATACTTAATTACGAGTTTAGGTAAAGATGGAAATGAAATTGTTCACGCAAAAGGAAAAAGTACGCAAGTATTAATTGATACAACACTGGGAAAATCTATTGAGATTCCGGATTGGCTACGAACTGATTTAACGACTTACGAACCCGCTTTACAATAA
- a CDS encoding chloride channel protein has translation MHTKKVNPILLFIRKNVKRLERLVFIFKSLLSPRQFIYFSCVLVGISSALAVIVLKTFAHSVYKFAQYLDGFLNLPYSNSAFPIIGILLTALVIQKLLNGSLQKGTAQIMYAVAKKSGIMPRKQMYAQIITSSFTVGMGGSAGLESPITITGAAFGSNFAQNYRLSYKDRTLLLACGVAAGIAAAFNAPIAGVLFAIEVVLTEISITAFIPIMISAATGALVSTIVLNENILLSFKEGEAFDYQNIPYYILLGIISGFICVNYTRTFSKIEHWFARYKSSVYRKAFIGATLLAVLIFFFPSLFGEGYESIKVLANQHPENILDNTILSSYKGNDWVLLLFIGLTMMAKVYATGFTLGAGGNGGNFAPSLFIGSYLGFVLAKFINLIGITKPMSVSNFTLVGMAGILSGLFHAPLTAIFLIAEITGGYNLMVPLMMVSSVSFAISKRFETYSFDIKDLAGKGDVFTNDKDKNILHSLEASQFIQHNFKPVPDSNSLEQLVELIKTTDELVFPVLNDKEQLQGLIDVAEIRPVILSPFKIKYTSIQEVMQPPKEIIFYDEMMETIIEKFENSQTQILPVLKNGKFIGFMSKISILEKYREKLKAMIIE, from the coding sequence ATGCATACGAAAAAAGTAAATCCGATTCTCCTTTTTATTCGAAAAAATGTCAAAAGACTGGAGCGCCTGGTTTTCATTTTTAAATCCTTGTTATCGCCAAGACAATTTATTTACTTTTCTTGTGTTTTGGTTGGAATTTCTTCGGCATTAGCAGTAATTGTTCTAAAAACATTTGCCCACTCTGTCTATAAATTTGCTCAATATCTGGACGGTTTTTTGAATTTGCCTTATAGTAACAGTGCTTTTCCTATCATCGGAATTTTACTAACGGCTTTGGTCATTCAAAAGCTATTGAACGGCTCCCTGCAAAAAGGAACGGCTCAGATTATGTATGCTGTAGCCAAGAAAAGCGGTATTATGCCAAGGAAGCAAATGTATGCTCAGATCATTACCAGTTCATTTACCGTAGGTATGGGTGGTAGTGCCGGACTTGAGTCGCCTATTACAATTACAGGAGCAGCCTTCGGAAGCAATTTTGCTCAGAATTACCGTTTGAGCTATAAAGACCGTACTTTACTTTTAGCCTGTGGTGTTGCTGCCGGTATTGCTGCAGCTTTTAATGCACCCATAGCGGGCGTTTTATTTGCCATTGAAGTAGTCCTGACGGAGATCAGTATCACGGCTTTTATCCCTATTATGATCAGTGCCGCTACCGGGGCATTAGTGTCTACTATTGTTTTAAATGAAAATATACTTTTAAGCTTTAAGGAAGGAGAAGCTTTTGATTATCAAAACATCCCTTATTATATCTTATTGGGTATCATTTCCGGATTTATCTGTGTGAATTATACCCGTACATTCAGTAAGATCGAACATTGGTTTGCCCGATATAAAAGCAGTGTATACAGAAAAGCCTTTATCGGTGCTACACTTTTAGCCGTATTGATCTTCTTCTTTCCGTCCTTATTCGGTGAAGGATATGAAAGTATTAAAGTTTTAGCCAATCAGCACCCAGAAAACATTCTGGACAATACGATTCTGAGCTCTTATAAAGGCAACGATTGGGTCTTGTTATTGTTCATTGGTTTGACCATGATGGCAAAAGTATATGCTACAGGATTTACTCTTGGTGCCGGAGGTAACGGAGGTAACTTTGCTCCTTCCCTTTTTATCGGTTCTTATCTGGGCTTTGTACTTGCTAAATTTATCAATCTGATCGGAATTACCAAACCAATGTCAGTAAGCAATTTTACTCTGGTAGGTATGGCCGGGATTTTAAGCGGATTGTTCCATGCTCCGTTAACTGCTATTTTCCTTATTGCTGAGATCACAGGAGGTTATAATCTGATGGTTCCTTTAATGATGGTTTCTTCAGTGAGCTTTGCGATCTCAAAACGTTTTGAAACCTATTCTTTCGACATTAAAGACTTAGCCGGTAAAGGAGATGTTTTTACAAATGATAAAGACAAAAATATTCTGCATTCTTTAGAAGCTTCTCAATTCATACAGCACAATTTTAAACCGGTTCCTGATTCAAATTCATTGGAACAATTAGTAGAATTGATCAAAACTACGGACGAGCTGGTCTTTCCGGTTTTAAATGATAAAGAACAACTACAAGGATTAATTGATGTTGCTGAGATCAGACCTGTTATTCTTTCTCCTTTTAAGATTAAATATACTTCGATACAAGAGGTAATGCAGCCTCCTAAAGAAATTATTTTTTATGATGAAATGATGGAAACCATCATAGAGAAGTTTGAAAATTCACAAACTCAAATTCTTCCGGTTTTAAAAAACGGGAAGTTTATCGGTTTTATGTCTAAAATTTCCATTTTAGAAAAATACCGTGAAAAGCTGAAAGCTATGATCATTGAATAA
- a CDS encoding acyl carrier protein phosphodiesterase, which translates to MNYLAHIYLSGANDLIKIGNFMADGIKGHEYEKFPIAIQKGILLHRQIDSFTDFHPTYRQSKHRLHEAYGHYSGVIMDIYYDHFLTVNWDLYSDTPLNEYINSFYQLLETNFDLLTPKMQRMVPKMISQNWLGSYAHLEGMEKILYQMDYRTQFKSKMQFAIRELELYYDAFNMEFKAFFDEIRAMVQEKLNNY; encoded by the coding sequence ATGAACTATCTTGCCCATATTTATCTTTCCGGTGCTAACGATCTGATAAAAATCGGCAACTTTATGGCAGACGGGATCAAAGGTCATGAATATGAGAAATTTCCGATAGCTATTCAAAAAGGAATCTTACTCCACAGACAAATTGATTCTTTTACTGATTTCCATCCGACTTACAGGCAAAGTAAACACCGTTTGCACGAAGCTTACGGACACTATTCCGGGGTTATTATGGATATCTATTATGATCATTTCTTAACCGTTAACTGGGATTTATATTCGGATACTCCTTTAAATGAATACATCAATAGCTTTTATCAGTTACTGGAAACTAATTTTGATCTACTTACTCCTAAAATGCAACGTATGGTACCCAAAATGATCTCGCAAAACTGGTTGGGAAGTTATGCTCATCTTGAAGGCATGGAAAAAATTTTGTACCAGATGGATTATCGCACACAATTCAAGTCTAAAATGCAATTCGCCATTCGGGAACTGGAACTTTACTACGATGCTTTCAATATGGAATTCAAGGCTTTTTTTGATGAAATAAGAGCGATGGTTCAAGAAAAATTGAATAATTATTAG
- the glmM gene encoding phosphoglucosamine mutase has translation MTLIKSISGIRGTIGGNVGDNLTPVDAVKFASAYGTFLKQNAKSDSKLKVVIGRDARISGPMIHQLVVNTLIGLGIDVIDLGLSTTPTVEVAVPMEGAEGGIILTASHNPKQWNALKLLNAKGEFLSGADGAKILEIADQEAFDFAQVDDLGEIFENEAYMDIHIDEVLKLPLVDVEAVAKRKFKVVVDGVNSSGGVVIPKLLEEMGVEVVKLYCEPNGHFPHNPEPLKEHLGDICKLVVEENADFGIVVDPDVDRLAFISNDGEMFGEEYTLVAVADYVLSKTPGNTVSNMSSSRALRDITEKHNGAYEASAVGEVNVVELMKKTNAIIGGEGNGGIIYPELHYGRDALVGVALFLTYLANQTQTVAEIRAGYPQYFMSKNKIELTPQIDVDAVLKEMEQVYAHENITTIDGVKIDFPTEWVHLRKSNTEPIIRIYTEAPSQVEADALAERFVEELKKIAGI, from the coding sequence ATGACATTAATCAAATCTATTTCAGGAATTCGAGGTACAATAGGAGGTAATGTTGGAGATAATTTAACCCCGGTTGATGCCGTGAAATTTGCTTCAGCCTACGGAACGTTCTTAAAACAAAACGCTAAGTCAGATTCAAAATTAAAAGTAGTGATAGGCCGAGATGCCCGTATTTCGGGACCAATGATCCATCAGTTAGTGGTCAATACATTGATCGGTTTAGGAATTGATGTGATCGATTTAGGTTTATCTACAACACCAACAGTTGAAGTGGCAGTGCCAATGGAAGGTGCTGAAGGAGGAATTATTTTGACGGCATCACACAATCCGAAACAATGGAATGCTTTAAAATTGTTGAATGCAAAAGGCGAATTTTTGAGCGGAGCTGACGGGGCTAAGATTCTGGAAATAGCCGACCAAGAAGCTTTTGACTTTGCTCAGGTTGATGATTTAGGCGAGATTTTTGAAAATGAGGCTTACATGGATATTCATATTGATGAGGTACTGAAACTCCCTTTAGTAGATGTGGAAGCAGTAGCAAAACGTAAGTTCAAAGTAGTAGTTGACGGTGTGAATTCTTCCGGAGGTGTTGTTATTCCTAAGCTTTTAGAAGAAATGGGAGTAGAAGTGGTAAAATTGTATTGTGAGCCTAACGGACATTTTCCGCATAATCCTGAGCCGTTAAAAGAACATTTGGGAGATATTTGTAAGTTAGTAGTGGAAGAAAATGCCGATTTTGGTATTGTAGTAGATCCGGATGTGGATCGTTTGGCTTTTATTTCAAACGACGGAGAAATGTTCGGAGAGGAATATACCTTAGTGGCTGTTGCTGATTATGTATTGAGCAAAACACCGGGAAATACGGTTTCTAATATGTCGTCTTCCAGAGCATTACGCGATATTACTGAAAAGCATAACGGAGCTTATGAAGCCAGTGCTGTAGGTGAAGTAAATGTAGTGGAATTAATGAAAAAAACGAATGCGATCATCGGTGGAGAAGGAAACGGAGGAATCATTTATCCGGAATTGCATTACGGGCGTGACGCTTTAGTAGGAGTTGCATTGTTTTTGACCTATTTGGCAAACCAAACGCAAACGGTTGCCGAAATACGTGCCGGATATCCGCAATATTTTATGAGCAAAAATAAAATTGAATTAACCCCTCAAATAGATGTGGATGCTGTGTTAAAAGAAATGGAACAGGTCTATGCTCACGAAAACATTACCACAATTGATGGTGTTAAGATCGATTTCCCAACCGAATGGGTGCATTTGCGTAAATCCAATACCGAACCGATCATCCGAATTTACACTGAGGCTCCTTCGCAAGTTGAAGCAGATGCTTTGGCAGAGCGCTTTGTAGAAGAATTGAAAAAAATAGCCGGAATTTAG
- a CDS encoding acyl-[acyl-carrier-protein] thioesterase, with amino-acid sequence MPIAPDFSSVLEETFEISFLHCYPNAYLKYTDLCNLLQLTAGSHADKGGISYSDLQLKQQAWVLSRMRVEILKLPKWRDVVTVKTWIKSLENSRSVRCLEMHLNGEKIVGCETFWAVINTQTRRPDALAMPHDHFEKYDISATEKPTEKINIPEGSALCLPYEVTLSDIDIVNHVNNVKYLEWCLDAEDPEKLLQCKIATLDINFMRELNLKDKANICCAANEIESVYSITKDDKNVYALQIGWKP; translated from the coding sequence ATGCCTATAGCACCCGATTTTTCCTCTGTTTTAGAAGAAACTTTTGAAATCAGTTTTTTACATTGTTACCCAAATGCATACCTGAAATATACAGATCTGTGCAACTTATTACAGTTAACAGCAGGTTCTCATGCTGATAAAGGCGGTATCAGTTATTCTGATCTACAATTGAAGCAGCAAGCGTGGGTTTTGAGCCGAATGCGAGTAGAAATTTTAAAATTACCAAAATGGCGTGATGTCGTAACTGTAAAAACATGGATTAAGAGCTTAGAAAACTCACGTTCGGTGCGCTGTTTGGAAATGCATCTGAATGGTGAAAAAATTGTGGGTTGTGAAACTTTTTGGGCCGTTATCAATACTCAAACACGACGTCCGGATGCTTTAGCCATGCCACACGATCACTTTGAAAAATATGATATTTCAGCAACTGAGAAGCCAACTGAAAAAATTAATATCCCGGAGGGATCCGCATTATGTCTGCCGTATGAAGTAACCTTATCGGATATTGATATCGTCAATCACGTTAACAATGTTAAATATCTGGAATGGTGTTTGGATGCTGAAGATCCTGAGAAATTATTACAGTGTAAAATTGCCACTTTAGACATCAATTTTATGCGCGAGCTCAATTTAAAGGACAAAGCTAACATTTGTTGCGCTGCAAACGAAATAGAAAGTGTTTATTCCATAACCAAAGACGATAAAAACGTTTACGCTTTACAAATTGGTTGGAAACCTTGA
- the miaA gene encoding tRNA (adenosine(37)-N6)-dimethylallyltransferase MiaA — translation MNYLITIIGPTAIGKTALSIKLAQHFNCDILSCDSRQFFKEMSIGTAVPTTEELAAAPHHFIRNKSVFDTYTVGDFEQEALSLLDQLFTKNNVQIMVGGSGLYVDAVLKGFDEFPDIDASVREQINADYDKFGIEYLRQKLKESDPVYYQKLEAENPQTLVNPQRMKRFVEVCLGTGKPYSGFLGKRSVQRNFTPIIIGLQADREKMYERINLRVDNMMQEGLLEEAKKLYPNKHLNALQTVGYRELFDYFDRKITLAEAIEQIKTNTRRFAKRQITWFKRTENVHWFDYLTAVTEIIAVIEKQIKDLKNS, via the coding sequence ATGAATTATTTAATTACCATCATAGGTCCGACAGCTATTGGAAAAACGGCTTTAAGCATTAAGTTGGCGCAACACTTTAACTGCGATATCCTTTCCTGTGACAGTCGTCAGTTCTTTAAAGAAATGTCAATCGGTACTGCTGTTCCTACCACAGAAGAATTAGCGGCTGCTCCGCATCATTTTATCCGGAATAAATCCGTTTTTGACACCTATACTGTTGGCGACTTTGAACAGGAAGCCTTATCCCTGTTAGATCAGTTATTCACCAAAAATAACGTTCAGATCATGGTAGGCGGTTCGGGGCTATATGTTGATGCTGTACTGAAAGGTTTTGATGAGTTTCCGGATATTGACGCTTCAGTTCGGGAGCAGATAAATGCAGATTATGATAAGTTCGGGATTGAATACCTCCGGCAAAAGCTCAAAGAATCAGATCCGGTTTACTATCAAAAATTGGAAGCTGAAAACCCGCAAACCTTGGTCAACCCGCAACGCATGAAACGTTTTGTGGAAGTTTGTTTGGGAACAGGAAAGCCTTACTCCGGTTTTTTAGGCAAGCGTTCCGTTCAACGCAATTTTACACCTATTATCATTGGTCTGCAAGCTGACAGAGAAAAGATGTACGAACGTATTAACTTACGCGTCGATAACATGATGCAGGAAGGTTTGTTAGAAGAAGCTAAAAAACTGTATCCCAATAAACATCTGAATGCTTTACAAACTGTCGGTTATCGTGAACTATTTGACTATTTTGACCGAAAAATAACTTTGGCTGAAGCCATTGAACAGATCAAAACGAACACAAGGCGCTTTGCAAAACGCCAGATCACATGGTTTAAGCGTACTGAAAATGTTCATTGGTTTGATTATTTAACTGCTGTTACAGAAATAATCGCTGTCATTGAGAAACAAATTAAAGACCTCAAAAACTCATAA
- a CDS encoding ion transporter → MQQSNNKWSKIQKKLYTVIYGTDTFAGRMFDLVLLGFILLSVVIVMLESVKEFNTQYHTILYAIEWFITVLFTIEYILRILSNKRPFRYIFSFYGLIDLLSIMPIYLSFFIPQTRVLSVIRALRLLRLFRILNLAHFTGQASNLRLALKASQSKIIVFIYFVMIISILLGTLMYMIEGPSSGFTSIPRSIYWCIVTLTTVGYGDIAPATTIGQFIATIVMILGYGIIAVPTGIVSAEYSHQVRKTNPTKCSHCGTSDHTENAKFCYHCGSALS, encoded by the coding sequence ATGCAGCAATCAAACAACAAATGGAGTAAAATTCAAAAGAAACTTTATACTGTCATTTACGGTACTGATACTTTTGCCGGTCGTATGTTTGACTTGGTCTTACTAGGTTTTATCCTCTTAAGCGTGGTTATTGTAATGCTGGAATCCGTAAAAGAGTTCAACACACAATACCATACCATTTTATATGCTATCGAGTGGTTTATTACTGTTTTGTTCACTATTGAATATATTTTACGCATTCTATCGAACAAAAGACCATTTCGCTACATCTTTAGTTTCTATGGCCTTATTGATTTACTCTCTATAATGCCCATTTATTTGTCTTTCTTTATTCCGCAAACACGTGTTTTATCGGTAATACGGGCGCTACGTTTATTGCGATTATTCCGTATTTTAAACTTGGCTCATTTTACAGGACAAGCTTCTAATCTTCGCTTAGCATTAAAAGCCAGCCAATCCAAAATTATTGTTTTCATCTATTTCGTGATGATCATTTCTATCCTTTTGGGAACTTTAATGTACATGATCGAGGGTCCCAGCAGTGGCTTTACGAGTATCCCCAGAAGTATTTACTGGTGTATCGTAACCTTAACAACGGTTGGTTACGGAGATATTGCTCCGGCTACAACTATTGGTCAATTCATTGCAACCATCGTTATGATCTTAGGTTACGGAATTATCGCAGTTCCTACAGGAATCGTTTCGGCGGAATACAGCCATCAGGTACGAAAGACAAACCCGACAAAATGTTCCCATTGCGGAACTTCAGATCATACAGAAAATGCTAAATTTTGCTACCATTGCGGTAGTGCTCTATCATAA
- a CDS encoding exonuclease domain-containing protein — protein MYAILDIETTGGQYNEEGITEIAIYKFDGHNVVDQFISLVNPEIPIQPFVVKLTGINNSMLRSAPKFFEVAKRIIEITEDSIIVAHNASFDYRVIRMEFNRLGYDFTRPTIDTVELSKKLIPDQRSYSLGKLVRGLGIPIADRHRASGDAMATVKLFKLLLSKDKEKEIVKGFVKTELKSGMSPKLLDIVENLPSKTGIYYIHNEKGDVIYIGKSKNIKKRVNQHFTGTSSKSKKIQREVYAVTFEETGSELIALLKESEEIKINKPIYNRAQRRTIFQWALYTEKNEKGYLALKVQKADGRKKEITSFGTQQEGRTFLFKITEKYHLCQKINGLYDTKKSCFQYDIKQCYGACIDKEKPEEYNQRVQTFIAESSFENNTMVIIDKGRSVEEKSAVLIENGIYKGYCFYDLNHQIINVDILKNLISPMQHNRDIKTIIQSFIRKNKVKIIRF, from the coding sequence ATGTACGCAATATTAGACATAGAAACCACTGGTGGCCAGTATAACGAAGAAGGAATTACTGAAATTGCGATCTACAAATTCGACGGACATAATGTAGTAGATCAATTTATTAGCTTAGTAAATCCTGAAATCCCGATCCAGCCATTTGTGGTAAAACTTACCGGAATCAATAATTCCATGCTTCGTAGTGCACCTAAATTCTTCGAAGTAGCTAAACGCATTATTGAGATTACCGAAGATAGTATCATTGTGGCTCATAATGCTTCTTTTGACTACCGTGTTATCCGAATGGAATTCAATCGCTTGGGGTACGATTTTACCCGACCGACGATTGATACGGTGGAACTATCTAAAAAATTAATTCCCGATCAAAGATCTTACAGCTTAGGAAAACTGGTTCGCGGTTTAGGCATCCCTATTGCCGATCGTCATCGTGCCAGCGGAGATGCTATGGCTACCGTAAAACTTTTTAAATTATTACTTTCTAAAGACAAAGAAAAAGAGATCGTTAAAGGTTTTGTCAAAACTGAATTAAAATCTGGAATGTCTCCTAAATTGCTGGATATTGTGGAAAATTTACCTTCTAAGACTGGTATTTATTATATTCACAATGAAAAAGGTGATGTTATTTACATTGGTAAAAGTAAAAATATAAAGAAAAGGGTCAATCAGCATTTTACAGGTACATCAAGTAAAAGCAAAAAGATACAGCGAGAAGTGTATGCCGTAACTTTTGAAGAAACCGGTAGTGAACTCATCGCACTACTTAAAGAAAGTGAAGAGATCAAAATCAATAAACCGATCTACAATCGCGCCCAACGTCGAACTATTTTTCAATGGGCTTTGTATACGGAGAAAAATGAAAAAGGGTATTTAGCCCTAAAAGTTCAGAAAGCTGACGGACGTAAAAAAGAGATCACTTCATTTGGTACACAGCAGGAAGGAAGAACTTTTCTATTTAAAATAACTGAAAAGTATCATCTATGCCAGAAAATTAACGGCTTATATGATACTAAAAAAAGCTGCTTTCAGTACGATATTAAACAATGCTATGGCGCCTGTATAGACAAGGAAAAACCCGAAGAATACAATCAAAGAGTACAAACTTTTATTGCTGAAAGTTCCTTTGAGAACAATACTATGGTTATCATTGACAAAGGAAGAAGTGTAGAGGAAAAAAGTGCTGTTCTGATAGAAAACGGAATTTATAAAGGATATTGCTTTTACGATCTAAATCATCAGATTATCAACGTAGATATTCTGAAAAACCTGATCAGTCCGATGCAGCACAATCGGGATATTAAAACTATCATTCAAAGCTTCATCCGAAAAAATAAAGTTAAGATCATTCGTTTTTAG